From a region of the Impatiens glandulifera chromosome 4, dImpGla2.1, whole genome shotgun sequence genome:
- the LOC124934652 gene encoding abscisic-aldehyde oxidase, which translates to MIKEFNGNNTWRKRAISLVPIIYEVTVSPIPGKVSILQDGSIVVEVGGIEMGQGLWTKVKQMTAFALSSNLSNADDDDENLLDKIRVIQTDSLSLVQSGFTAGSTTSESSCAAVKLCCDILVERLMPIKNRLWEQTGSVKWEALITAGHLESVNFAANAYYVPVAGTGDYLNYGAAVSEVEINLLTGETRILQSDMIYDCGQSLNPAVDLGQT; encoded by the exons ATGATAAAGGAGTTCAATGGGAATAATACGTGGAGGAAGCGGGCTATCTCTCTAGTGCCTATAATCTATGAGGTTACTGTGAGCCCAATCCCCGGGAAAGTTAGTATCCTACAGGACGGTTCTATCGTTGTAGAAGTTGGAGGAATTGAAATGGGTCAAGGGCTTTGGACAAAAGTAAAGCAAATGACTGCATTTGCCCTTAGTTCAAACCTATCTAAtgcagatgatgatgatgaaaaccTCTTGGATAAAATAAGAGTCATACAAACGGATTCTCTGAGTCTTGTACAAAGCGGTTTTACAGCTGGGAGTACTACATCGGAGTCGAGCTGTGCTGCCGTGAAACTTTGTTGCGATATTTTGGTGGAAAGACTGATGCCGATTAAGAACAGATTATGGGAACAAACGGGTTCTGTGAAATGGGAGGCGTTGATTACTGCG GGACATCTTGAATCAGTGAACTTTGCAGCAAATGCTTACTATGTGCCTGTTGCTGGAACTGGTGACTACCTTAATTATGGCGCTGCTGTGAGTGAG GTGGAAATAAACCTATTGACAGGAGAAACAAGAATTCTTCAATCTGATATGATTTATGACTGCGGACAAAGCTTGAATCCAGCCGTTGATTTGGGACAG ACATAA